In Rhodococcus pseudokoreensis, the DNA window CGCCGCGATCCTGACATTCGATCTGAGCGGTTCGGCCTGGGCCGTGGGCATGGTGACGGTGGCCCACTCCGCCCCGCAACTGCTCTTCGCGCCGTTCAGCGGGCAGTTGGCCGACCGTGGCAAGGCCGCCACCCAGATCGTGGCGGGTTCGTTGTTGACCGGGGTCGGCGCGGGTGGCCTGGCGTTGTGGCTCTGGCTGTCCGGGGGGAGTGGACGGACTGTCAGGTCTCACTCCGGTGATGCTGTCCTCCGTCGTCGTCGGACTGGGCTTCGCGATCGGCGGCCCTGCGATGCAATCGATCGTGCCCGCAATGATCAGACCGGGGGAAATGACCGCGGCAATGTCGCTGAACACGGTCCCCATCACGGTAGGCAGGGCCGGTGGGCCTGCCATGGGTGCCGCCGTGGCACTCTCACCGGGTGCTGCTCGTGCTTCTGCTCGGGATCGCGGCGGTTGGAGTCGGCGTAGACCCAGCCGTCACTTTGGCGCCGGCATTGGCGGAGCAACTCGGCGCCGAAGCGGCTCTGGCCGGATGGATGGCGTCCTGCTTCGGTATCGGTGCCGGCGTCGGCTTCTTGCTGTTCGGTCCGCTGCACCGCGCCGTGGGGATCGAGTGTCTGGGCAGTGGCGGATTGCTGCTGATCGCAGGTGGTCTCGTGCTCGCGGGAGGAACGGACAACGCCCCTCTCACGTTGATCGCATTCGGTGTGTCCGGTATCGGGATGACCCTGGCGTTCACCAGCATTACTACGCAGATCCAGAACAGATCACCCGACGAGCTTCGGGGCCGATCATGGCCCTGTGGTTCGTCGGCTTCGTCGGAGCCCGTCCGTTCGCAGCAGGACTGAGCGGGTGGATCACCGACACGATCGGAGTGACAGCAGCACTTGTCGGAGTCGCGCTGCCGGTGGTGGTAGTCGCCTATCTGTGCCGTCCCAGCTATCTGGCATCGTCGTGAATGACCACCGCAGCACAGACGTGTCCGGCCTTCCGGCGGATGCCGCCCATCTGGTGAGAGGACATCGGTGGTCTCGACGGCGGCCGTCGATCTGGGCCTGTGCGGCTCCGTGGCAACGGTCGGCCACCATGGCTCTGACTACACCACCATTTTCTGACCGTAGCGTGCGGCGAGGATGGTGACGGGGTGTGCACGATGCAGGGACAACGGGACGAGATGATGGGGGCATCAACGGTGACGCAGGAGTTGGACATTGTCCCGACGGAGGGTTGTCCGCGGGAGCCGGACGGGGCGAAAGCCACATCACGTGTCGGGTCTCGTACACTCAGGCCCATGCAGCTCGAGGGTCGACGGTGGCAAGAGGCCTCCCTTCGGTTGCTGGGGCGCCCGACGACCCAGGTCGACTACACCGCCGCCGCGATCGTATGGCATATCGGCCGCCTCGCCCGTCTGAACGAAAAGCGCATGGAATACGAGGTCCACCGACCTCTGGGGTGGACGTGGGGAGCGTTTCGGATCATGTCCCAGCTCTACGTGCTCGGACCCAGGAACCCTCCCAATTGGCAGACAGTCTACAGTTGACCCGTCCCACAATCACTGGGGGAGTCGACCGCCTCGAGCGCGATGGATATGTGACGCGTACGGTCCAGCCCAAGAATCGAAGCCGACTCACGATCGACCTCACGGAGGCCGGTAAAGAAGCTGTCGAGGAGGCAGCCGGGTTACAACATCAGGTCGAGCTTGATCTGGTCTCAGGTTTGTCCGAGGAAGATCAATCCCAGCTGTCCGAACTGCTCACGAAGTTGTTCAATACCCTCCAGCAGTGAACAGCCTATTCGGAAGTCGGCGCGTTTTCACTGCAGGTCGAGGCCGACCTGCGTGCCTTGCTCGACCGGATCTCAGGTCCGGAACACGCGCACTGACGAAATGAGCCAGCTCAGGTGTCTGCGCTCGTCCGGAAATGGATCAGGCCGACTGGGTGGACATGTCCAAGTGCTGGTGTGGCCGCGCAGTATTGAAAGCGTGCAGGGTGCGCCGATGGCCGGGCGGTGCCGTCTGCTGCGGCGTCGGTC includes these proteins:
- a CDS encoding MFS transporter, yielding MLLVLLLGIAAVGVGVDPAVTLAPALAEQLGAEAALAGWMASCFGIGAGVGFLLFGPLHRAVGIECLGSGGLLLIAGGLVLAGGTDNAPLTLIAFGVSGIGMTLAFTSITTQIQNRSPDELRGRSWPCGSSASSEPVRSQQD
- a CDS encoding MarR family winged helix-turn-helix transcriptional regulator produces the protein MAYRPPRPSERKAHGIRGPPTSGVDVGSVSDHVPALRARTQEPSQLADSLQLTRPTITGGVDRLERDGYVTRTVQPKNRSRLTIDLTEAGKEAVEEAAGLQHQVELDLVSGLSEEDQSQLSELLTKLFNTLQQ